One genomic window of Elaeis guineensis isolate ETL-2024a chromosome 2, EG11, whole genome shotgun sequence includes the following:
- the LOC105050605 gene encoding uncharacterized protein isoform X2 gives MQVAEHYEQVIATDVSDAQLKRAIPHSKVRYVHTPLSTPETDLASVSGGEGSVDLVTVAQAVHWFDLPSFYSLVNRVLRKPGGVIAVWGYNYRISPIEDVMKRFLDTTLPYWDPRARYVIDGYKNLPFPFKSIGLGSEGDPLELDMGQDLSFDAFLGVLKSWSAVTTAKERGVDLLSEEVVKELETAWGGSSLVRRVTYKAFMLAGTPMMED, from the coding sequence ATGCAGGTGGCCGAGCACTACGAGCAGGTAATCGCCACGGACGTCAGCGACGCCCAGCTGAAACGCGCCATCCCACATTCAAAGGTCCGATACGTCCACACGCCCCTCTCCACCCCAGAGACAGACCTTGCGTCCGTGTCCGGGGGTGAGGGCTCCGTGGATCTGGTGACCGTGGCCCAGGCCGTCCACTGGTTTGACCTCCCAAGCTTCTACTCTCTCGTCAACCGCGTCCTAAGAAAGCCCGGAGGAGTGATCGCTGTTTGGGGCTACAACTACAGAATTAGCCCTATAGAAGATGTTATGAAGCGCTTCCTCGACACCACCCTTCCCTACTGGGACCCTCGCGCTCGATACGTCATCGATGGATACAAGAATCTTCCATTCCCGTTCAAAAGCATTGGTTTGGGATCCGAAGGCGATCCTTTGGAGCTTGACATGGGGCAGGACTTGTCTTTTGATGCTTTTTTGGGTGTGTTGAAGTCCTGGTCTGCTGTGACCACCGCCAAGGAGCGAGGAGTAGATTTGTTATCTGAAGAAGTGGTCAAGGAGCTGGAGACTGCTTGGGGTGGCTCTTCGCTTGTTAGGAGGGTCACTTACAAGGCCTTCATGCTTGCAGGCACGCCTATGATGGAAGACTAA